In one window of Tellurirhabdus rosea DNA:
- a CDS encoding sensor histidine kinase — translation MKSVNSYRIRIIGILVFAILRLGLMAAEILSGEALPLILVIDNTLVAALMIWESSRAVVVYIHRKYPLSALSGRRFGREALLLAVVIALIFFARAMVYRHFYPQDTAPVAFYIFGLFYTYLYAVLAAAFYELLFYMEAWQKANQEAEQLKKANLMSQLDSLKNQVKPHFLFNSLNTLTALVEKDQAQAVRFIAELSKVYRYLLQSNEKELISLTSELQFAQAYFYLLQTRFGNGISMDIAVDEAYADSQIPPLTVQMLLENAVKHNQVSISKPLRVQISVEDGRWLTIANNIQRKRTSVPGNGMGLSNIAAKYHLLNQPEMHVMDGPDQFVVKVPLLKSGVVI, via the coding sequence ATGAAGTCAGTGAATAGTTACCGGATCCGGATCATTGGAATTCTGGTTTTTGCCATCCTCCGGCTGGGTCTTATGGCCGCCGAAATCCTGAGCGGGGAGGCTCTCCCGCTGATTCTGGTGATCGACAATACGCTGGTGGCGGCGCTGATGATCTGGGAATCGAGCCGGGCGGTGGTGGTGTACATCCACCGGAAATACCCGCTCAGCGCCCTGTCGGGCCGGCGTTTCGGCCGGGAAGCCCTGCTGCTGGCCGTGGTCATCGCGCTGATTTTTTTCGCCCGGGCGATGGTCTACCGGCACTTTTACCCACAGGACACTGCCCCCGTGGCGTTCTACATTTTCGGGCTGTTTTACACCTACCTGTATGCGGTGCTGGCGGCCGCTTTTTACGAACTGCTCTTTTATATGGAAGCCTGGCAGAAAGCAAATCAGGAAGCCGAACAACTGAAGAAAGCTAACCTGATGAGCCAGCTGGACTCGCTGAAAAATCAGGTGAAACCGCACTTTCTGTTCAACAGCCTCAACACGCTGACGGCCCTGGTGGAAAAAGACCAGGCGCAGGCGGTCCGGTTCATCGCCGAACTCTCGAAGGTGTACCGCTACCTGCTCCAGAGCAACGAAAAAGAACTGATTTCGCTGACCAGCGAACTCCAGTTTGCGCAGGCTTATTTCTACCTGCTGCAAACCCGCTTCGGCAACGGAATCTCGATGGACATCGCCGTGGACGAGGCGTACGCTGACAGCCAGATTCCGCCTCTGACGGTGCAGATGCTGCTCGAAAATGCGGTGAAGCACAATCAGGTATCCATCTCCAAACCGCTGCGGGTGCAGATTTCGGTGGAAGACGGACGCTGGCTGACCATCGCCAACAACATCCAGCGCAAACGGACCAGCGTGCCGGGCAACGGGATGGGACTCAGCAATATCGCCGCCAAGTACCACCTGCTCAACCAGCCGGAAATGCACGTGATGGACGGACCGGACCAGTTCGTCGTGAAAGTGCCGCTGCTGAAAAGCGGAGTGGTAATTTGA
- a CDS encoding LytR/AlgR family response regulator transcription factor, whose product MNLFIIEDEVVAAERIRELVQQTEPDARIVGWADSIEDSVLFLQTHGMGPDGAPHPDKPDLILMDIELVDGQSFEIFQEVEVTCPVIFTTAYDEYALQAFKVHSIDYLLKPIQREELRQSLAKFRQLRSVYKPASPAFDVNTLIEELRRSTAPAPVTRREHFLVKQGQRLISISAGEIAYFYTEDRVTFLKAHDGRYFPIDQTLEEVEQQVDERQFFRASRQYLVERRAVSGVYVHLNGKLKVTVKPVVNDMIFVSRDRAPEFKKWLGA is encoded by the coding sequence ATGAATCTGTTTATTATCGAAGACGAAGTTGTCGCCGCCGAACGCATCCGCGAACTGGTGCAGCAGACCGAACCGGACGCCCGCATCGTGGGCTGGGCCGACAGCATCGAAGACAGCGTGCTTTTCCTGCAAACGCACGGCATGGGCCCCGACGGCGCGCCGCATCCCGACAAGCCGGACCTGATTCTGATGGATATTGAACTGGTGGACGGACAGAGCTTTGAGATCTTTCAGGAAGTAGAGGTGACCTGCCCGGTCATTTTCACCACCGCCTACGACGAATACGCGCTGCAGGCGTTTAAGGTCCACAGCATCGACTATCTGCTGAAGCCGATTCAGCGCGAGGAACTGCGGCAGAGCCTGGCCAAGTTCCGGCAACTCCGGTCGGTCTACAAACCGGCTTCTCCGGCCTTCGATGTCAACACGCTGATCGAAGAACTGCGGCGTTCGACGGCACCGGCGCCGGTCACCAGGCGCGAACATTTTCTGGTCAAGCAGGGCCAGCGCCTGATTTCGATCAGCGCCGGAGAGATAGCCTACTTCTACACCGAAGACCGGGTGACCTTTCTGAAAGCGCACGACGGCCGTTACTTCCCGATTGACCAGACGCTCGAAGAAGTGGAGCAGCAGGTCGATGAACGGCAGTTTTTCCGGGCCAGCCGCCAGTATCTGGTCGAGCGCCGGGCCGTCAGCGGGGTGTATGTGCACCTCAACGGCAAACTGAAAGTGACCGTCAAGCCCGTGGTAAACGACATGATTTTTGTAAGCCGCGACCGCGCCCCGGAGTTCAAGAAGTGGCTGGGAGCGTAA
- a CDS encoding efflux RND transporter periplasmic adaptor subunit, translating into MDRELAPELVTKSRRKTWLIGTVVVTGLAASVFWFRGLLETSVNAAEIRVVTAETGPVENTLNATGEIIPAYEQIITSPIRASIRRVLLTPGTRVRSGQAILELDKSLSLIELDKLKDQLALKRNSIDQLRMKLNKGLFDAEVADQIKSLNINKLKAELEDARRLQKVGGRTQEDVTRAENALKIALLEKKQLENDLGYNRQSMGASLRESQLQADIEGRNLKELEYKLRQADILTDREGVLTWVNENIGTAVNEGDMLAKLADLGSFRVDGSASDVYADRVKPGLPVIVKLNEQSLRGTISQVKPAVKNGIVQFAVQLDDNRHTSLRPNMKVEIFIVTERSPRAIRVANGPAFKGPRRQSLFVLKDAHTAERREVEVGLSNFDYVELKSGIQAGEKVIVTDLSKYEHLQTITVNNK; encoded by the coding sequence ATGGACCGCGAACTGGCACCTGAACTTGTAACCAAATCCCGCCGCAAAACCTGGCTGATCGGCACCGTGGTCGTAACGGGCCTGGCCGCCTCTGTTTTCTGGTTCCGGGGGCTGCTGGAAACATCCGTGAATGCCGCCGAAATCCGGGTTGTCACCGCCGAAACGGGCCCCGTCGAAAACACCCTGAATGCTACCGGCGAAATCATTCCGGCCTACGAACAGATCATCACCAGCCCCATCCGGGCGAGCATCCGGCGGGTTCTGCTGACGCCCGGCACCCGCGTCCGGTCAGGTCAAGCCATCCTCGAACTGGACAAATCGCTGTCGCTGATCGAACTCGACAAACTGAAAGACCAGCTGGCTCTGAAGCGCAACAGCATCGACCAGCTCCGGATGAAACTGAACAAGGGCCTGTTCGATGCCGAAGTAGCCGACCAGATCAAATCCCTGAACATCAACAAGCTGAAGGCCGAACTGGAAGATGCCCGCCGCCTGCAGAAAGTCGGCGGACGCACGCAGGAAGATGTCACCCGCGCCGAAAACGCCCTGAAGATTGCCCTGCTGGAGAAGAAGCAGCTGGAAAACGACCTCGGCTACAACCGGCAGTCGATGGGGGCGAGCCTCCGCGAGTCGCAGCTCCAGGCCGACATCGAAGGGCGCAACCTGAAAGAACTGGAATACAAACTCCGCCAGGCCGACATCCTGACCGACCGCGAAGGCGTGCTGACCTGGGTGAACGAGAACATTGGCACGGCCGTCAACGAGGGCGATATGCTGGCCAAGCTGGCCGATCTGGGTTCGTTCCGGGTCGATGGCTCCGCCTCGGATGTGTACGCTGACCGGGTGAAGCCGGGGCTGCCCGTGATCGTCAAGCTCAACGAACAGAGCCTGCGCGGCACCATTTCGCAGGTGAAGCCTGCGGTGAAGAACGGAATCGTGCAGTTTGCCGTGCAGCTCGACGACAACCGGCATACCTCGCTGCGGCCGAACATGAAGGTGGAAATTTTCATCGTGACCGAACGCAGCCCGCGGGCCATCCGGGTTGCCAACGGCCCGGCGTTCAAAGGCCCCCGGCGGCAGTCGCTTTTTGTCCTGAAAGACGCCCACACGGCCGAGCGGCGCGAGGTGGAAGTCGGGCTGTCCAATTTTGATTATGTCGAACTGAAAAGCGGCATTCAGGCGGGGGAGAAGGTGATCGTGACGGATTTGAGCAAATATGAGCACTTGCAGACGATAACAGTAAACAACAAATAG
- a CDS encoding TolC family protein, with protein MKKLLLLLLPFTASAQSQLLTLEDAVALAKSGSVAARQATTQKQTNYWTYRAFLADFKPQLSLNGTLPSFTRSFVEVQQPDGTVNFVPISNNNSLVNLSLSQSIWQTGGTVFVQKQLQRFDDFQRNNTLYNGIPFGVGFAQPLFRFNPMKWDRRIEPLRYSEGNQKAIEDLERIGLNATGLYFDLLVAQVNLQIAEKNRSNNDTLFRIAQKKLELGKISQNDLLQLQLGVLTAQKDLASARQAAEVASLKLRTYMGIREENGAQPRPLELTIPARLEEFPVNMQQALKEAFANRADAIAFQRRLLEAERDVNKARKDNGLNATLTAAFGLSNRGRRPTDVYQHPQDREFVEVQFTLPLVTYGRQQARLETARANEQLARQSVEQDKLTFEQEVYTQVTLLDMLRKQVRLTAEADGIAAARYQIAQDRFLLSDLSVTDLGIATQEKDRAKRDYILALRDYWQAYHTLRLLTLYDFERNEKIKY; from the coding sequence ATGAAAAAGCTTTTACTTCTCCTGCTTCCCTTTACCGCCTCGGCGCAGTCGCAGCTCCTGACACTGGAGGATGCGGTGGCGCTGGCCAAAAGCGGGTCGGTGGCGGCGCGGCAGGCCACAACCCAGAAGCAGACCAACTACTGGACGTACCGGGCCTTTCTGGCGGATTTTAAGCCGCAGCTTAGCCTCAACGGCACGCTGCCCAGCTTTACGCGCTCGTTTGTCGAGGTGCAGCAGCCGGACGGAACGGTCAATTTTGTGCCCATTTCGAACAACAATTCGCTGGTGAACCTCTCGCTTTCACAAAGCATCTGGCAGACGGGCGGAACGGTTTTCGTTCAGAAGCAACTGCAGCGGTTCGACGATTTTCAGCGGAACAACACGCTGTACAACGGCATCCCGTTCGGGGTCGGATTCGCCCAGCCGCTGTTTCGCTTTAACCCGATGAAATGGGACCGCCGCATCGAGCCCCTGCGGTACAGCGAGGGCAATCAGAAAGCCATCGAAGACCTGGAACGCATCGGCCTGAACGCGACCGGCCTTTACTTCGATCTGCTGGTGGCGCAGGTGAACCTGCAGATTGCCGAAAAGAACCGGAGCAACAACGACACCCTGTTCCGGATTGCCCAGAAAAAACTGGAACTGGGAAAGATCAGCCAGAACGACCTGCTGCAACTGCAGCTCGGCGTGCTGACGGCGCAGAAAGACCTCGCTTCGGCCCGGCAGGCAGCGGAGGTGGCTTCGCTAAAACTGCGGACGTACATGGGCATCCGGGAGGAAAATGGCGCCCAGCCCCGGCCGCTCGAACTGACGATTCCGGCCCGGCTCGAAGAATTTCCGGTCAACATGCAGCAGGCGCTCAAAGAAGCGTTTGCCAACCGGGCGGATGCCATCGCCTTCCAGCGGCGACTGCTGGAAGCCGAGCGCGACGTCAACAAAGCCCGGAAAGACAACGGCCTCAACGCCACGCTGACCGCCGCTTTTGGCCTCTCGAACCGGGGTCGGCGGCCGACCGACGTGTACCAGCACCCGCAGGACCGGGAGTTTGTCGAAGTGCAGTTTACGCTTCCACTGGTGACCTACGGGCGCCAGCAGGCCCGCCTCGAAACGGCCCGGGCCAACGAACAACTCGCCCGACAGTCGGTGGAGCAGGACAAGCTGACCTTCGAACAGGAGGTCTACACCCAGGTCACGCTGCTGGACATGCTCCGGAAACAGGTCCGGCTGACGGCCGAAGCCGACGGGATCGCGGCGGCCCGGTATCAGATTGCCCAGGACCGCTTTCTGCTCAGCGACCTGAGCGTGACGGACCTCGGCATCGCCACCCAGGAAAAGGACCGTGCCAAACGGGACTATATTCTGGCCCTGCGCGACTACTGGCAGGCTTACCACACGCTCCGCCTGCTGACGCTTTACGATTTTGAACGAAATGAGAAAATAAAGTACTGA
- a CDS encoding ABC transporter ATP-binding protein, with protein sequence MITLTNIEKVYRTSSIETLALNNVNLSIRQGEFVSIMGPSGCGKSTLMNIMGLLDEPSKGSIAIDGKPVGSYRDRELARLRNEKIGFIFQSFHLINDLSVLDNVEIPLLYRKGDSPGKSRRDLAAEALEKVGLSNRMKHFPNQLSGGQKQRVAIARAIVGGPEIILADEPTGNLDSAMGQEIMSILHGLNREGSTIVMVTHDETMARQTHRLIRLFDGSMVGDTELRNSELLNSELANRLRQ encoded by the coding sequence ATGATCACCCTCACAAACATCGAGAAAGTGTACCGCACGAGTTCCATCGAAACGCTGGCGCTCAACAACGTCAACCTGAGCATCCGCCAGGGTGAGTTCGTTTCCATCATGGGGCCGTCGGGCTGCGGGAAATCGACGCTGATGAACATCATGGGGCTGCTCGATGAGCCGTCCAAAGGCAGTATCGCCATCGACGGCAAGCCCGTCGGCAGCTACCGCGACCGGGAACTGGCCCGCCTGCGCAACGAGAAGATCGGCTTTATCTTCCAGAGCTTCCACCTCATCAACGACCTCTCGGTGCTGGACAACGTGGAGATTCCGCTGCTGTACCGCAAAGGGGATTCTCCCGGCAAATCCCGCCGCGACCTGGCAGCCGAGGCGCTCGAAAAAGTGGGCCTGAGCAACCGCATGAAGCACTTCCCGAACCAGCTTTCGGGCGGACAGAAGCAGCGGGTGGCCATCGCCCGCGCCATCGTCGGCGGACCGGAGATCATCCTCGCCGACGAACCGACCGGGAACCTCGACAGCGCTATGGGTCAGGAAATTATGAGCATCCTCCACGGCCTCAACCGCGAAGGCTCCACCATCGTGATGGTTACCCACGACGAAACGATGGCCCGCCAGACCCACCGCCTCATCCGACTCTTCGACGGCTCGATGGTGGGAGATACGGAATTGAGGAATAGCGAATTACTGAATAGCGAATTGGCGAATAGGCTCCGCCAATAA
- a CDS encoding ABC transporter permease: MILNYIKIAWKVLLRHPFYTFITLFGISLTLTVLMVLTSFIDHLVGSHYPENRRNRMLYVQKVQLTDSLKQSRNMGPASYEFMKKYVLTLKTPEKIGIATIFGSANAYVNGKRISLNTKLTNAGFWEVTDFTFLEGKPFNEQHIANGDAVAVITDDLKRQYFEDPTQPVVGKSIEVDNVTYRILGVVEGVPVTRPNTSADIYFPYNVGKSNYRNPGMMGNYTAMLLARKPSDFAAIQAEFQSVISRIPRPQESDGFKFFYIDVKAETFLESFLSNVIERNASGYFYTVVGLVMLLFMSLPAINLVNVNVSRIMERASEIGIRKAFGAPTRTLMGQFVIENLFITFIGGAIALLLSTLVIYLINQSGWIARADLTINLSVFLTSLLVCFVFGLMSGVVPALRMSKLSIVEALKS; this comes from the coding sequence ATGATTCTCAATTACATAAAAATCGCCTGGAAGGTGTTGCTGCGGCATCCGTTTTACACCTTCATCACGCTTTTCGGCATCAGCCTGACCCTGACGGTGCTGATGGTGCTGACCTCGTTTATCGATCACCTCGTCGGCAGTCATTACCCCGAAAACCGCCGCAACCGGATGCTGTACGTTCAGAAAGTGCAGCTGACGGACTCGCTAAAACAGTCGCGGAACATGGGCCCGGCCAGTTATGAATTCATGAAAAAATACGTGCTGACGCTGAAAACGCCCGAAAAGATCGGCATTGCGACCATTTTTGGCAGCGCGAACGCCTATGTGAATGGGAAACGCATTAGCCTCAATACCAAGCTGACCAACGCCGGTTTCTGGGAGGTGACGGATTTTACCTTTCTGGAAGGCAAGCCATTCAACGAGCAGCATATCGCGAACGGCGACGCGGTGGCCGTCATTACCGACGACCTGAAACGGCAGTATTTTGAAGACCCGACCCAGCCCGTGGTTGGAAAGTCCATCGAGGTGGACAACGTGACCTACCGCATTCTGGGCGTGGTGGAAGGGGTTCCGGTGACCCGTCCGAACACCTCCGCCGATATTTATTTTCCGTACAATGTGGGCAAAAGCAACTACCGCAACCCCGGCATGATGGGCAATTACACCGCCATGTTGCTGGCCCGGAAGCCGTCCGATTTTGCGGCCATTCAGGCGGAGTTCCAGAGCGTTATCAGCCGGATTCCACGTCCGCAGGAAAGCGACGGATTCAAGTTTTTCTACATTGACGTAAAAGCGGAGACTTTTCTGGAAAGTTTTCTCAGCAACGTCATTGAGCGCAATGCCTCCGGCTATTTCTACACGGTGGTCGGCCTGGTGATGCTCCTGTTTATGAGCCTTCCGGCGATCAACCTGGTGAATGTGAACGTCAGCCGGATCATGGAACGGGCCTCTGAAATCGGCATTCGGAAGGCGTTTGGAGCGCCTACGCGGACGTTAATGGGCCAGTTTGTGATTGAAAACCTGTTCATCACCTTTATCGGCGGGGCCATTGCGCTTCTGCTTTCGACCCTCGTCATCTATCTCATCAACCAGAGCGGCTGGATTGCCCGGGCAGACCTGACCATCAACCTGTCGGTATTCCTGACCAGCCTGTTAGTCTGCTTTGTGTTCGGCCTGATGTCAGGAGTCGTCCCCGCCCTCCGGATGTCCAAACTGTCGATTGTGGAGGCGCTAAAATCTTAA
- a CDS encoding ABC transporter permease, with product MLQHLFKLMWNKKRAHGLLIVEILASFLVLFGVSSLIIYNLRNHQQPIGFDYQNVWIVDLRPSDMPDSLQIEVRRQLKERALSYPQVEAASFSTSVTPMSMSRSNSNLSYKKASTMVDFATFDEDFARTLRMQVAEGRLFNKADEADQLQPVIINRALQEKLFGDEPALGKFLGEGKERRRIVGIMEYFKQRGEYQENTPVMIQLAKGEEKKWVNNLMIRVKPGTDATFEAQMMRDFGNIAKGWSMDVTYMEKQRENQHNLVIVPVIIFLVVSGFLLINVALGLFGILNLNIAKRREEIGLRRALGATASGVSRQFVGEIWVLATFGLLIGLIFAGQFPLMNVFDLEAGVYLLAMLVSVLVIYGIVTLCALYPSRQAATIQPAMALHEE from the coding sequence ATGCTACAACACCTCTTCAAACTCATGTGGAACAAGAAGCGGGCGCACGGCCTGCTGATTGTCGAAATACTGGCTTCGTTTCTGGTTCTGTTCGGCGTTTCCAGCCTGATCATTTACAACCTGCGGAATCACCAGCAGCCTATCGGTTTCGATTACCAGAACGTGTGGATCGTCGATCTGCGACCGTCGGATATGCCGGATTCCCTCCAGATAGAGGTCCGGCGCCAGCTGAAAGAGCGGGCCTTGAGCTATCCGCAGGTGGAAGCCGCCAGTTTTTCTACCAGCGTTACGCCGATGTCGATGAGTCGATCCAACTCGAATCTTAGCTACAAAAAAGCCAGCACGATGGTCGATTTTGCGACTTTCGACGAAGACTTTGCGCGTACGCTGCGGATGCAGGTGGCGGAAGGCCGCCTGTTCAATAAAGCGGATGAAGCCGACCAGCTCCAGCCGGTCATCATCAACCGGGCCTTGCAGGAGAAGCTTTTTGGCGATGAACCGGCCCTGGGGAAATTCCTGGGTGAAGGAAAAGAACGGCGGCGGATTGTAGGAATCATGGAATATTTCAAACAGCGCGGCGAGTATCAGGAAAACACGCCGGTCATGATTCAACTGGCCAAAGGGGAGGAAAAGAAATGGGTGAACAACCTGATGATTCGGGTAAAGCCCGGAACGGACGCCACGTTTGAAGCCCAGATGATGCGGGACTTCGGAAACATCGCCAAAGGCTGGAGCATGGACGTGACCTACATGGAGAAGCAGCGCGAAAACCAGCACAATCTGGTGATAGTGCCGGTGATCATTTTCCTGGTCGTCAGCGGGTTCCTGCTGATCAACGTCGCCCTGGGCCTGTTTGGCATTCTGAACCTGAACATCGCCAAACGCCGGGAAGAAATCGGCCTGCGGCGGGCACTGGGAGCCACGGCATCGGGCGTTTCCCGGCAGTTTGTCGGCGAAATCTGGGTGCTGGCGACGTTCGGGCTGCTGATCGGACTTATCTTTGCCGGACAGTTTCCGCTCATGAATGTCTTTGACCTGGAAGCGGGCGTTTACCTGCTCGCCATGCTGGTGTCGGTTCTGGTCATCTACGGCATCGTGACGCTCTGTGCCCTGTACCCCAGCCGCCAGGCCGCGACGATCCAACCCGCCATGGCGCTGCATGAAGAATAA
- a CDS encoding sigma-54-dependent transcriptional regulator encodes MLLIIDDDIAVQTSLSLLFRKAGFAVLTADSPDRAIDILTAETPELVVLDMNFSIETSGEEGLRLLNVIRRMHPSVPVILITGWGSIELAVQGMKAGARDFITKPWQNDHLLQSVRTALNLAQTEQGPTEESRSNRRTARQQTGFEQIVGQDASLLEVLETISRVAPTDASVLITGESGTGKELIAEAIHQNSRRRTKPFVKVNLGGISSTLFESELFGHVRGAFTDARSDRTGRFELADKGSIFLDEIGDLDPASQVKLLRVLQDRTFEPLGSSRSRTVDVRVICATNRNLEEMVEKGQFREDLFYRINLITVKLPALRERPGDIPLLVQYFVNNLKAIYDRPLLQVSPAAMKWLQTLPLPGNIRQLKNVVERAVLLATRNVLEVEDFQRHLSGQAPQTARLPGVGLMTLEEMEYEMIRRAMEFHQNRVARVAKALGITRFALYRRLEKYGIAYNADE; translated from the coding sequence ATGCTTCTGATCATTGACGACGATATTGCCGTACAAACCTCGCTTTCCCTGCTGTTTCGGAAGGCGGGGTTTGCGGTGCTGACGGCGGATTCGCCGGACCGCGCCATCGACATTCTGACCGCCGAGACGCCCGAACTCGTCGTGCTGGATATGAATTTTTCCATCGAAACCAGCGGGGAGGAGGGGCTACGGCTGCTCAATGTCATCCGGCGCATGCACCCGTCCGTGCCCGTTATTCTGATTACCGGCTGGGGCAGCATCGAACTGGCGGTGCAGGGTATGAAGGCCGGTGCCCGTGACTTCATCACCAAACCCTGGCAGAACGACCACCTGCTACAATCCGTCCGGACCGCGCTCAATCTGGCCCAAACCGAACAGGGACCGACCGAAGAAAGCCGTTCGAATCGCCGGACCGCCCGGCAGCAGACGGGCTTCGAGCAGATTGTGGGGCAGGACGCCAGCCTGCTGGAAGTGCTCGAAACCATCAGCCGCGTAGCCCCGACCGATGCCTCCGTGCTGATTACGGGCGAAAGCGGAACCGGCAAGGAACTCATCGCCGAGGCGATCCACCAGAACAGCCGCCGCCGGACCAAACCCTTTGTGAAGGTGAATCTGGGCGGCATTTCGTCCACGCTGTTTGAAAGCGAACTCTTCGGCCACGTGCGCGGCGCGTTCACCGACGCCCGTTCCGACCGCACGGGCCGCTTCGAACTGGCCGATAAAGGCAGCATCTTTCTGGACGAGATCGGCGACCTTGACCCGGCCTCCCAGGTAAAACTGCTCCGCGTGCTGCAGGACCGGACATTCGAGCCGCTGGGCAGCAGCCGCAGCCGGACGGTGGACGTGCGCGTGATCTGCGCCACCAACCGGAATCTGGAGGAAATGGTCGAAAAGGGGCAGTTTCGGGAAGACCTGTTTTACCGCATCAACCTCATCACCGTTAAGCTGCCCGCCCTGCGCGAACGGCCCGGCGACATTCCGCTGCTGGTACAGTATTTCGTCAATAACCTGAAAGCCATCTACGACCGGCCGCTGCTGCAGGTGAGTCCGGCGGCGATGAAATGGCTCCAGACCCTGCCGCTGCCCGGCAACATCCGGCAGCTGAAAAACGTGGTGGAACGGGCCGTTCTGCTGGCTACCCGCAACGTGCTGGAAGTAGAAGACTTTCAGCGGCACCTTTCCGGACAGGCACCCCAAACGGCCAGACTGCCGGGCGTGGGCCTGATGACGCTGGAGGAAATGGAGTACGAGATGATCCGCCGGGCTATGGAATTTCACCAGAACCGGGTAGCGCGGGTCGCGAAGGCGCTGGGCATTACGCGGTTCGCACTATACCGAAGGCTGGAAAAGTACGGAATTGCGTATAATGCGGACGAGTAG
- a CDS encoding sensor histidine kinase, with the protein MKPRLSTTYLVYIFLLHAALVYLIFRWLKEDKILFIASEALVFVSIYVALRIYRNFQKPAEFVAAGIEQIKDKDFTVKFVPTGNREVDDLVRVYNLMIDQLRQERTQQQEQQFFTRQLIDASPIAILIFDYDGRITTANAAACELFQSRFEELEARSLAEVPHPLVSQLAELKDGETRSVKGSGIETYRVQRSHFMDRGFPRSFLLIAELTSEILETEKKAYSKVIRMMAHEVNNSIGAVNSILDVAKSVMEDDESGLKSAVQVAIERNDRLNHFMRRFADVVRLPPPNLAPGDLGKLAADVVQLMQPQAARAGVRLSYTPPKQTVRVVMDSGQMEQVLVNVVKNALEACTPGQFVDVQVTARQLIVRDNGLPIDAALSQNLFNPFYSTKPTGQGIGLTLTREILLNHGFSFSLRTGEDGWTEFGVNY; encoded by the coding sequence ATGAAGCCCCGCCTCAGCACGACATACCTGGTTTACATTTTTCTGCTCCATGCCGCGCTGGTTTACCTCATTTTTCGCTGGCTGAAAGAAGACAAAATCCTGTTTATCGCTTCGGAGGCGCTCGTTTTTGTGTCGATTTACGTGGCGCTCCGCATCTACCGCAACTTTCAGAAACCCGCCGAATTCGTCGCGGCCGGCATCGAGCAGATCAAGGACAAGGACTTTACGGTGAAGTTTGTCCCCACCGGCAACCGGGAGGTCGACGACCTTGTCCGGGTCTACAACCTGATGATCGACCAGCTTCGGCAGGAGCGGACCCAGCAGCAGGAACAGCAGTTTTTCACGCGGCAACTGATCGACGCCTCGCCGATCGCCATTCTGATCTTTGACTACGACGGCCGTATTACCACCGCCAACGCGGCCGCCTGCGAACTGTTCCAGAGCCGGTTCGAGGAGCTGGAGGCCCGGTCGCTGGCCGAAGTGCCCCATCCGCTCGTGTCTCAGCTCGCCGAACTGAAGGACGGCGAGACCCGGAGCGTGAAAGGCAGCGGCATCGAAACGTACCGGGTGCAAAGATCGCACTTCATGGACCGGGGCTTTCCCCGCTCGTTTCTGCTCATTGCCGAACTGACCAGCGAAATTCTGGAAACCGAAAAGAAAGCCTACAGCAAGGTGATCCGGATGATGGCCCACGAGGTCAACAACTCGATCGGGGCGGTCAATTCCATTCTGGATGTGGCCAAATCGGTGATGGAAGACGACGAAAGCGGCCTGAAATCCGCCGTGCAGGTGGCCATCGAGCGCAACGACCGGCTGAATCACTTCATGCGCCGGTTTGCCGATGTGGTGCGCCTGCCGCCGCCCAACCTCGCGCCCGGCGATCTGGGAAAGCTGGCCGCGGACGTCGTGCAACTCATGCAGCCGCAGGCCGCTCGGGCGGGTGTCCGGCTCTCGTACACGCCACCGAAGCAGACGGTCCGGGTCGTGATGGATTCCGGGCAGATGGAGCAGGTGCTGGTCAACGTCGTCAAGAATGCGCTGGAAGCCTGTACGCCCGGCCAGTTCGTGGACGTTCAGGTAACGGCGCGGCAGCTCATCGTCCGGGACAACGGACTGCCCATTGACGCCGCGCTGAGTCAGAATCTGTTCAACCCTTTCTACAGCACCAAGCCCACCGGCCAGGGCATCGGCCTCACCCTCACCCGCGAAATCCTGCTCAACCACGGCTTTTCCTTCTCTCTCCGAACGGGGGAGGATGGGTGGACGGAGTTTGGAGTCAATTATTGA